TGATGATAACTGGGATCTACCTGAAGAAGACGGATTGAGCGCATGATGCTTTACATTCTGTTCTATTCTTCGCGTCTTACTGTGAGAGCCTTTTGCTGCATTTAAGTTCTGTTTAGTAAAACAAGTTTCTTGGACTCAACTAGTGTTATGTCCAACTTATATTAAGTTAATATTATGCAATTTGTTCATTTGTGCATCAAAAGCTCACTCTGCCCTTGATTCTCTAAAATCTTGCAGAAGTCTGATTTTGTGTCCCTCTTTGCATTATCTGAAAACTCCTCTAGATGTGTAGTACCATTAATAAAAAATCAGATAACTAGTTATTTATTTTCAGCGTCAACGCTGTCCATAATCAAAGAGCATAGTTGTGCCGAAGCAAGGCAGGTGTTGTGAAAATTCGGTTGTTTTTTGAAAGGGAATAATTCATTATTTGAACCTTCAACTAGTCAGAGACCTCTTATTATCAGAAATTTTTTGGAAGAACTAAGATCATCAGCTGGTTCTGTGAGTCTGAGTTATCAGCCTAGTTCATATTTTTGGAGAGTAGATTGAAAACAGCAGAGGCTTCACCACATCTATCTCCAAAAATGTCAAGACAAATGGTCTAAACtaagaattttttgttttagctTATCTTGCCAAAAAAAAGGGTGCATTTTTAAGCCGAAAAGAAATCAGTTTTTTCATAATCAGATAGAATATCTAATAGTAACTAGAagtttgtttcttcttttttggtgaaaaaaagtaactagaatttttttatttttggtttcccacggtatctcctagcccagcaggtcaaggactaatccACCGCGGTACTGAGCTTCATTTAAGGATTTGCCGCTGgtcaatgggttgctgcatgcacaaggtgggattcgaacccccgacacttgcttaagcggactagtgaaCTAACCAAATTTGCTTAAGTGGACTAGTAACTAGAATTTAAAGGATctgtttttgcttcttttttgaAAACTCGAATAGAAACTGAaatgttaaagaaaaaaaaaaggctttTAGCTTTAGTCCCCTAAAAAAGTTAGAACAAATGCACTATAAATAACACAGATGTAGCACGTTATATTTCCTGTCATAACTCATCCACTAAAATTTACATTCTTCAGGGTCCTCTATTTGGTAAATAAATTCTTTCTAACCTGAAAATTACATCATGTTCTAAGTAAATTTCCTTCCTAAGCATTTCCATGGCCTCCCCATAATCATTTTGCCCGAACCTGATACATTTTTGCTGAACTGAATCcaatcatcaagaacactcctAAGGTCATGAACCTTGTTTGTGAGATCTTCACAGCAGTTAGCATGGATGGTAGAAGCTTCCATCAACATATCCTTATTTTGCTGACAAAATCCACCAAAATAAGTTGTATCTATGTGGTTAACACGGAAGCCATAAGCTGCAACCATATCTTGATTTTGCATTATGGTTGCACATAATGAATCTTCATCCGGAGACTTTGGAAACAGAAACTTGACCAATTTCCAGTACTTGAGGAATTCAAAAGCGATACCATTCGCTTTCAAGAAAAAGACTCCACCGTCCTGAGAGAAATCGCCGCTCTGCACATTATCAGAAGAATCACACGAAATTGAGAGCTCCTGAATTGGATTGAAGTGTGATAACGGACTTCTCAGCCATAGTACATCTGCTTCCTGCAAAACAGTAAGTCTCATGCAATTCATACTTTTAATAAACACTAACACTTGAccttaatgaaattaaattttcttCAATAACCCCAATCTTAAGCATCACAATACACCCACGCTACACAACACTATTACACTAAAGGGTTCTTTTTCAATGCTTGGTGCATTCAACAAGGTTCAAACTCGGATGCAGTATATTAAGAGGCACAATACTTGGTGCATTCACCAAGGTTTGAACCCGGAGGCACATAGATTACCATCTAAGCTAAACCTCAGCTGCATGATGTTTAGttaaagagataaaataaaaacatgtgTATTTTCTATATGTTACGGCTCAACTCTCAGGTTGGGTCTAAACGTGCGGCCCATTGAGGGTCGCACATAtccaaattaaaatcatatccCACAAAACAGGATAGAATCATATAAAGATTCTTCCGAGATCTCCGGCCATCAAATGCTATAAATATTAGGGGACAAAACCCCCTCAGGTGTCGCCACCCTGATCCGGCTTTGAGGCGACGGCTATCTGGTGGCTCCCTGATTAATCTCCTTTCCACCACTCTGAAAAGTTCTTGACCAGAACACTATACTTTTCTAAAGTAGAGAAATAAGACCCAGGATACAAAGACATAAgttttgatattattattatctatgTCATCTCTGTATTTGAGTCCTGTCTTTGAAATGAAACATTATGTTATTTATTagcaaaacctaaaaaataaaaaataaaaaagtatccATCATCATTTGCAAGTTGAAGGCTGATCAAAATCCATACCGTGAAGATTGTGTTGTAACCCAATTCAATCATTTCTAACAGAACATTGTTCCTTCTCCAACTGAACGAACTGTGATCTGGGCCTGTGGTGGATTGTATTTTGGTGGCAAAATAATGCACAAAAGTGTTGGGGTGGATGCAATGGTGATGCAAGGAAATGCAGTATTCATAGGCTTTGGGGTCCATGGCTATGACCGCCAAGTGATTCAAGAATCTTCGAGTCCCATCTCCATGTTTGAAGCTTTGAAGAAAAACGTCAAGAATAGATCCAGGTCTTGCCCATGATTCATCCACCATGGTTAGGATGATTGTTCTGTCTGGCATGGCCACTTTCTTCAGCACTTGAACCAACTCTTGTCTTTGTAACTGATAAGTAAGGACAAATCAGCAACAACTTTAGATTTTAGacgtataatttttaaattttaagataagCAACTTTTTTGTTAAACTGATTGTTATTGTTTATTAGTGGAACTGCCTATAAAAATTGGTAAGTTCTATATAGATGCAAGTATCTGCTACTCCGACCTTAAAATTCCATACCAAATCAATCAGAGGCCAGCACCAAGCTTCTGAAAACCaatcaggttataatcaaataataaatttatacataaaatatattttattaaaaataattttttatattttattattttaaaccaACTAACAgctaaaaatcaaatcaatttgactaatttatcaattttttattaatttttgaccAATTCACGGATAATCTATTTTTCGTTTATTTTGATAGATAttattaaaactaattaaaatatacaatacGGCCCAATACGCCCTCGGGACAATAGGCGTATTGTCCCGTccccaaatttttaaaaaatactataaatttAATAGTTGAGTGTTACACCAAAATTTCTTCTgtatccaaaaaaattagccCCTATTTTTATCCTATCCACCAATTTTCAGATAATATTTTCCAAATACCATTCAcgaataaacataaataaataaaatgaataagaatatGTAAAATAATGCTTACAGTTGATGGAGAATTGAGCACACTCCTTGTGTGAGCTTGTTGAAGTGATCCATTATAGTGATACAGAAGGAAACACAGGAACACGATCAAGAAAGCTATCAGAGGAAGATGAAGAGGCTTTCTCAATGCTAAAGCTCTCATGCTTAATTCCCAATGGAAAAAATAATGTTATGGGCAATTTATTCTAAGTTGGCTGGATTATAGAATTTAGTTCTTATGTATTCTGgccattgaaaataaaaagaagccAAATTACGTATTTGAACCTTAAAGGGCATTTCTTTGCATTAAAGGAGAACCCAAGTGGTTCTCGGACTAAGCAGAAACAGACAATATCACAATACGGAATAAATGGCTGTcataaattttattcatatatatgttttcttttcctttaaaatttttctctacgaaaaataaaaaaattaattaattttccaAATTTGTTCGAATGAACaattatttagaattaaaaaggATATTCTTTCCATAAttttaagagaaaataaaaaaaatttctgtaagACGTGTAAATAACATTactctctcttttatttataaaatatatatttttttctcttgtaaaattaaaatatcttattttttagttCATTTAACTACAATACCCTTCAacgataattataattatatatataaattagtaattttcgacaaatttcaaaaatgctaataatatttcatttattttaattttatccctaatattttaaatatgttttaattataTGTTTGAAATTTTAGTCTAGAGTTGTTATAtaatatgttatatatattttgagagTATAATTGAAACATATTAAAATggcaatgaataaaaaatagttaaaaccaaatattaaaaataatattaaaatcaaatgtaAATCTTGAgaacagaaaacataaaaacataCTTATAATTCaaagaatatttttgtaaataaaaatcatattacaaatatttttaaaacatatcATTTAATGAGActcatttaaaaattaacatagTAATGTTTCAAAGAGAACAATTAATAATATCAAAGGACAATTTTGTAAACTACTTTTGGATTTTTGTAACTGATAGATTCTAATTAGTTGACCCTTGAATACATTTAATGGATCATGAATTCATATGATAATGGATTGACTAAAAAATCAGGTAAATTAACTATTATGCCCAATAGGAAGGAAAGGTCGGAAAAGGTTCATTATTGCTTTCCATATATGCCATCCATTTGTCTAATTAAATATTCATCCCAAATCAGCTTAGCACTTAAAATCAGATATGGTATGATATAGTAATATATGGTATTAAAGAATGATAAAGATTgactatttatctattttttttttaattttgctgACTGTTGATTGGATAAGCTTATGTGGATTCAACGGAATATAAATCTCTAATAGAGGCTTTTTGTTTATTATGGCTTTAATTTATGtggttcaaaaaaatttttttataataaataaaagaagaaacatAAGTAAAaggcaaaaatagaaaattttgcatttgaatataattataaaaatattttttttaagaataatgtTAGGtgactaataaatattattattttttattagtatttagtcaacaataatttacatttatatttatagatattttacacacaaaaaatatatagtttgtACTTATATTTACAAATTTTGTACACATTAATCATTAATACAATTTgcacttatattttttaaaatttgcacatataatttagtaaaatatatttattaaagataatttagtaTTTGTGTTGTTCAAATGATagttaaaaatactaaaaattattaacttccaaagattttttattttttaaatcataaataactaaaaaattggaTATAATAGATAgggacatttttttttaataaaattgtaaCGAATGTCGTATTTATGTTTGGACAACAAATTAtatgatataattatttaataattttacaatttgaTCATCtaaataagtaataataaataaatttaacaacAACTTTATATTCTATATATTTGTTCAAAGACTAATGATCTCAAAGACATAAAGCACACTGGGCGATGCTAATTTGAAAACTGGTTCTTCAAGCTGTAAATATGATTCATTATTGTATAATTGAAACTAACATAAATATTATGCAAATTCATACTCATTTACAGTTTTGTGTATCATAAATTTGTTCCTTAGCCTTATACTATTATCATCGTTAAATCATGAAATTTAGTAGTCAcccaaaaaaatcatgaaatttacTTCCTCGTTTCCGTTCCTCTTTTTGTGTAACATGGGGAAAACCGATTTTTGAACTGCACTTCTAGATAGACTAGTGTTTTGAAACATTTTTGAACTTCATAATACATTCGgatagattaattattttttatgtttagttCTCTTCCAAGTGACATCTAAGAAGTAAGAACACATACATAATACGGATTCATACGTTATCTTTCCGACATATATAAACTGCAAGATAAACCTTTGACATGGTATATTCATAGCTTTTGAAGATGCTTGCTTTGAAATAATTAAGTGGTGCCTTTTTTATGATATGTACCAGCTAAACAAAACCCCATTGTTGTATGTGTTGATGAAATACTAATCTAAGAAATGATGGTGACTTGTCAATAAGGTGCATGATTTTATGTTTCTAGTGCGATGCTTTAGAATGTGAAATGACTCGTCTTGATGCCAAATGCCTACCACATTTAGAAAGTAATAATTGTTAGTTATCAATCGGTTAGCACCTATGCCACCTAGCACCTAGCTAGTTATTTGTAATCATACAGTTAAGTAGTTAACTCATCTAGTTAGTTAATCTATAGTTTAGCCATCTTAGGAAGGGATTTACGTATTAAGGTGTGAGGATAAGTGCTTCCTATCCACTacaatttaaaagttttttaagaagtatatagcaataataattatttgttctcattaaatttattaatttgacttcaatagaatttttttactcaatttttaGCATTTAATAGTCAACTTAAGAATTTTGTTTTAGAAATACGTTTTTATGATTATTCTcgaacttcaataaaattgatatttttcatTAGAAATTGGTTGagacttaaaaaaatattgtttatatatgattatttaatttctttctttaaagttagttttaattttatcgtAGCAAATACATCAATCGAAAGAACTTTTTAAGttataaatattatcaaaaattGGTTTCATAATTGTAAGgaagatgaatttttaaataattatttggtaatatatacaaagagaaatgtttaattatattgacaataaaaaaataattatttttttaggtttaattattctgcatgtccctatagtttcaccgagtttttaattaaattcctgtattttttttcttttcaattgggtcTTTATacgttaaatttttttaattaagtccttGTCATgagaataatatttaaaataacagaatattctgATTAAAAAACGAATATTCTGATGATTTGGTTGGAGTAACTAGTTGAAGATACatgtattttttcaaaatactaaaaaacccTTGGTATTTTattccaaagaaaaaaaaatcctatctAGCCCTAAATTGCTCTCTGGAGATCGCGTCCACTGTCGTCTCCTGTGTCGGTCCGTCGTCTTCATCCATCTCTGGCGTCGTCTGCAGCGGACGCTTGGTGGTCGGCCGTCCGTCGCCTCCTTCTCTCTGCGCTGGTCTGATCTGTTCTGCGTTGTTCTATTCTGAAGTCTTCTGCGCTATTTGCCCGTCCAAGCCATCGCTGTCCCTTGCGGTACTTCGCCTCGCCGCGCCTGACCTCCCGTTCCCGCGCCGCACTTCTCCTCGATCTCCCTGTGGTCGATCTGTCTCAAAACAAGTAAcactaaaattgattttttttcagtttttaaatCTTgatgtaacatgtttatgcatatgtcaattttttaagaatatgACATTGGTTGAATACCTATTTCTTGAATTGATTTCtgaattattttgatataatgATTTAGGATTtacaatataaatatttatgtacAGGGATTTTGTTAATTGGTGAATTGTGATATAAATTAGTTTTGCcgattataaattttgtttattgttgattattgattgTTGTTGCTGTGATGATGTTGCTTTATTAGGATTctatttcgttttttttttaatgtagtgATGGGACCAGGATTCAGATTTTATCATCATGGTGTTaagttttatgtatttttactgAATTTGGGTTAGTTGGTGATGCAGAAACTGTTGTGGAGACTCTGAATAAGGAGATTAAAGATAATCCTTTTTTGTTTGGCCAGTAACCACCTTGGGTGGAAGCTATATGAAAAAAGTCTAAGGATAATGTGGCGAAGATGGAGGCTCAAATTGCTAAAGATGTTGTGCCATTCAATTTCTTGAAACCAATGAGGATCATAAGAGATGCAATTCTTGGAGTCGGAAGCCCGGCTCCGCTAGTGGTGTTCGAGGGTGCAAACATCATGGATGTAGGTAGGGCTATGTTGGTTGCCCAGGACTAGGTTGGATGCAGGGACTTGGGGGACCATAGGGGTTGGCCTTGGAGCATTGCAGTTGCAGTGGCTTGTTCCGACGAACTTGTTGCAGTTGAAGGGGATTTCGGATTCAGATTTAGTGCCATTGAAGTTAAGGTAGATACTGCTAAAcccatgcttatgtttatctatttaATTGCCCTTCCATTGATGTCCTTATCTTTAGTTATATTTTCATCATCATATAATggaatgatttttattttagtctatACATTATTATTAAGTAAAAAACCAGAATTAGGATCTTATATGAACTCTAGCAGAAATTTGTACTGTCATTGTTTTGATTTAGGATTTTCCATGAACTTTTTTATGTTTCTATCCATAGCTAGTAGTTTTGTAATAGATAGGATTACATAAGTTGGTGTAATTACTACGTGGCAACCTAAAATCCCAAGTTCTAGGAGATTATTTTACCATTTATTAGTGAGTACTGAGTAGTGGTAAAggtaaattataaataaattttgttgtcATGAATTTGTCGAGATTGTTTGCAAGAGTCCCTTATTTTGGAAACTAAATCATAAACGAGTTGGTGACTATCGATGCTGTTTGACATGGTTTAGTCCAGGAATGTGGAGTGAAAATTCTGGATTATATGTCTTACTTTTTGTCGATACTTGAGAAAATATTTATTGCCTTATAtgtcttatcttttttcaatctAGACATTAGTTCAGTACCAGTTATCTATGGTAGtgattgttttaaaaaatggaGGTGTATATGATGGTGACCCGAGAACCCCCAAAGTGATGAATGGACCTCACAAAGATGATCCTACTCCGACTTCCTTTGTTCCGAAGGCAGGCTACCATGCTTTGATTGAAGTTTTTGGTGGAAAGAACTATCTTGTTGGGACACCTGATGAACACAAATTTGATCTTTCAGAATCCTTCTCGACTCAAAAATCGGCCGTTATCAATATTATTGTTGATCCCTATGCTAGTTCAGAGAGTGGGATGTTGCAACACAAGAACTAATTTCTAGATTATCTTATTAGACTAAAACTccgttttctatggtttttgtttttagatttaaaatttcaataacACAAATTACATAGCCTTGTGATTTTCTATGGTGTACCATGATATGATAAAGTTACAAACTATATTTCATGAATCGATACAAATGTAAAATGTTACTACTATTTCTGTTTCATTTTATCCATTCTTTTTTTTGTCTGTATGTTCTTAAGATAAGGTATtttgaaagtaaaaagaaaaaaaggtatttttagtacaatttgtatataaataagtaaaagaatgatagtgacaaaataaaagGAATTATAAGAATATCTTTCATGTCGTAGAATTATTGAATAGGATTATAGGAATATCtttcattgaatatttataattttatcgaattttcaattaggtccttatacttttttttcttttcaattgagtcCCTAAAGATATACAAGTAATTTCACAATTCACTAACATTTTTTTGACGTTTAACgttaataaagactaaattaaaaaaaatgtacaaggacccaattaaaaagaaaaaaaagtataaggattttgttaaaaattcGGTAAAATTATAAGATCTgtaaagtaattaaacctttttttcTAATATGAAACTTAGAATAATCAAATTCTAAagtatatgttattatttaaatgattattttagtattttaatttgttgattagatcatttgaaaattaattatattttataataataaaatataattataaaaattagatttaattattctactAATCTTTATAGTTTCATAAAGTTTTTATTTAAGTTCTTAacattatttgtttttatatttaatgtaggataaattataaaatattttaaaaacaaaatattctaggattagtatatattttctaaaagaCGATAACTACTAAAGATCTAATTAACTTTTTTCcctaatataataatttaattataaattattagattataAGAACTTGACTAAAAGTTAGTAAATTATAAGAACTAATAAAGCATTTAAAccaacaaattattattatattatattttgtacAAGATTTTGTTGGTAGAGGTTGATAGGAGGATCGGGACTCGCCGACCTTAATAATGCACGATCAGACTTTAGAATGGTGGGGGTGGTACTTGCAAAAACACCCCAACGCTTAAGTCAAAATGGATATAAGAAATATAGATGAGGGTTGTGAGTGTGTAACATATCTGAGAGGGTCCTAACTCCCTTTACATAGCTTTAtgttgttatcttatcttatcttgttggcTAAGAAAAGAGaagtatttaaatttgaataatagttagagatttggaaactgctggctaattttgacaGTGATGAGGGCATGAACCCGGGAAACTGGGTCGTTATTTGGTCGTTTG
This portion of the Arachis duranensis cultivar V14167 chromosome 6, aradu.V14167.gnm2.J7QH, whole genome shotgun sequence genome encodes:
- the LOC107494795 gene encoding uncharacterized protein At4g15970, translating into MRALALRKPLHLPLIAFLIVFLCFLLYHYNGSLQQAHTRSVLNSPSTLQRQELVQVLKKVAMPDRTIILTMVDESWARPGSILDVFLQSFKHGDGTRRFLNHLAVIAMDPKAYEYCISLHHHCIHPNTFVHYFATKIQSTTGPDHSSFSWRRNNVLLEMIELGYNTIFTEADVLWLRSPLSHFNPIQELSISCDSSDNVQSGDFSQDGGVFFLKANGIAFEFLKYWKLVKFLFPKSPDEDSLCATIMQNQDMVAAYGFRVNHIDTTYFGGFCQQNKDMLMEASTIHANCCEDLTNKVHDLRSVLDDWIQFSKNVSGSGKMIMGRPWKCLGRKFT